cttaaagctTGAGTGCTACctgtcaaataaaacaaataactctGTGTACTAAACTGGGTTTTATTCTAGGAGTCTGTTTAAATccctgttactttttaaaattaaataaattcatttgaGCAAGACCACTTTactgggaaaatgaaaactcaagaGATACTTTGATCGGGCATAGTAATGTGTAACTTTTGTTTGTGCTCTTTTCTATATGACAAACTTTGTAGGggggaataaaactgttttagaagacaaaggaaatacttCACAAGATAAAGATTCTCAACAAAAGTTGTCAACTAGCGAAGACCACTCTACCCAGAGACTAACAAGGGGCAGACCAAGGAAGACTGTACATCCACCTTCAACAAAGCAGTgtgaaaaggatttaaattcaaaagaattgcaaggtctggagaaaaagagcatcCAAGAAGAGATGGGAGAGATCAGTACTTCAACTTCAGtagctaaaaatacaggaagaggaaggagaacaaatctttgcatggaaaaagaaattgtttcaaagcaTCCTGTTGAGAAAACAGTTGAAACCGTTTCACTTGTGGAAACGCAGGTTGATACTCGAAGACCAAGAAGAGGTAAAACTAAGGAACCTAAGGAGTTAAAACATCCTAGTGAGGATCTTGagtcttctgaaaaagattCTTCAGTGCTACAAAAAGATCCTGCAAATAGGAAACAGGCTTTGCAGGAGTATGATATCAGTAGCACATCTGTAACTGAAGATGatcaaagcagaaagacagaaggcgTATCTAGTAGCACTCAGGATGAAAATCACCAActgcaaacagatttaaaaaaatctgaaaacgcATCTGACAAAGGTAGTgtagaagacagagaagaaattcttctattGCATCAGAAGAGGTctagaggaatgaaaaaaatagaaaacacagaagcactgcttccacccaaaagacaaagaagagctaGGAATGAACAGGTTGAACAAGCTCCTTCAGAGGAACTTCATGGGACGACAAGGAAACTTCGTAAACACCAATCAGCAAAATTACTACAAGGTGATGAGCAGACTTCTGAGACTGCCCCCACAGAAGCAtctggaaacagaactgaacttgaagtaaaggtaacagaaaaaagaggtaagtcttcaagaaatgctagaaaacaaccaacagaagtaaaaccagaCATGTGCGGGATGGCacttgaaaatacacagaatgttCAGAAAGCCAAGGAGACTTCAAATGAAACCATTACGGAAACAAAATCACCCaccaaaaatgagaggaaagtaTCTCTGGGAGATGAAGCGGAAAATGCTCAGGAAAATACTACAAAGGCATCTCAAAGATTAAAGTCAGAATCACCTTCTGGAGAGACAGATAAAATGCCAGTAACTGTTCTCAACTTGGAATtcaaacaagaagcaaacagaactagaagcaggagagggaaaaaagactcTTCAGAGAAGAAGGCTGATGAATTTGCCCAGGATGTAAACAGCCTAGATCTTATGCTTAAATGTAAGTCAGAAACAGAGGAATCTTCTCCCAAAGAGTCTTCAGCCTCTAGTTGTGTCAAGCAGGCACACCAAGTAATGAAAGACCAGAACAACACAGCTGACACATTGGTAACTGCTCTAAACAGTGATGGCATTGCTCATAGACAtcaaaagcagacaagaaatgagcaggaagcaaatgaaccaaagcaaactgaaatcctGCAAGAGAATCGAACACCAAATAATAGAATTACACGTAGAAGACTTAGAGGAAGAAGAGTTAATTTTAAACTTGAAGAAGCCAGTTCCGAAGCtctaggagaagaaaggaatttACCTGGGAATGAGGAAGGAATGGCTTGCAAACATGATCAACGTGAGGCTTCAGAAAATCCTTTAGAAGtaaggaggagcagaagaaggCAAGCTGATTCCATTCCACAAGCAGCTTGTTCTACCTTTACGAAAAAAGAAACCTTAATTAAAGATCATAGTAAAGATGAGACTTCTACAAAAGATCAAGATCCAGCTTTGGAAGCTATTCCCTCTTCAACAGAAGAAGTTCCGCTGAGAGGACGAAGGCGGCGAGAGGTTGCTGTAGCATCACAAACGGTGAGTTCTCTTTCTATCAGAGAAAAACGTGGCTTGCTAGAAGGTGATGATAAAAAGATGACTGTGAAAGAAGATCAAAATCCAGCATTGGGAGATAGCACTTTgcaggcaaaagcaaatgcatcagcaagggacaaaagaaaagagattgatctagcagcagaggcaaaaagTTCAGCTTCTCTCCGGAGAAAACGTGGCTTGTCAGAAACTGATGACAAAGAGGAGAGTactaatgaagaacaaaacgTGCTTTTGGAATCGGTGTcctgtgcaaaagcaaagccattaggaaggggcagaaggaaagaaactcctcCAGTGTCACACACAACTAATTCCATTTCTCTTAGAAGAAAACGTGGTTTGCCAGCAGATAATGGTAAAGAAGAGGCTCTTAAAGATCAAAATGTTCCGTTAGGAGCAGTTGTTTCAAGTCTAAAAGATCAaccaaaaagaggcagaaggaatgAAGCTGCCATATTATTAGAAGCCACAAGTTCTACTCCTGCTCGGGGAAAATGTAACTtatcaaaagaaagtagcagaaataataatcataggaaagctaaacaaatgatttctgaaaaaccCTCTTCCGAAGAAAAAATTGACCTTTCAAAAGGGTACTCAGGGAAAAAGTGTAGTATCACTTCACTGGCTGTTAGTTCTAGTTCACTTCAAGGTTTGCCAGAAGATGGTAAGAATGAAACTCCCAAAGAGCAACAGGGTATACTTTTGGAAGTAACccaatcaggaaaagaaaatccatcgaaggcaggcagaaggaaaatagttcCTTCCAAATCTGAAGAAACTAGTTCAACCTTTCTCAGGGAAAAGCTTGTCTTGCCTGAAGACAGAGGTCAAAACGGAATCCTTAAGGAAGGTGAAggtacagctctggaaaataactcatcccaggaaaaacaaaggcaactgagaaataagaggaaaaatgtacaaTTCAAACCAGAGGCAGCTACTTCTCTTCGTGACAATGGCAACTTGCCTGAAAACGGCAACATTTcggaaatgcagtgtttgataCCCACTGGTTCTGAAGAAAGTAAtcagtctggaaaaggaaaagaggttaaCCCTACCCAACAGACAACTTCCACTTCtcgcagaagaaaatgtctgttgcCAGCAGATGATGTACCacctaaaaaatcaaaatcaggtgaggaaaaaaaaatatttctattttctacatatAGCTAAGTCTAGAATTTTGTACAGGTTATTACTGTTGGCTGCCATAGTCTAATGTAAATAGAGAGTGGGTCTTTAATGTAGCAAAGAGTGGTAAGTAAAGAAGGGGCTAGGTTATCCTGTACAAACCAGatgtttctccaaagcagaatggATTGATTGTATGGCATCTGACAGCTGTATTCCTCTTCTGCTGAGTTATTCAAATGCTCTCatgctcttctgctgtctcAATCCGTAACTTGCAGgttaaataacagcaattaaCTAACTTACAGGTGGTTATGAGCATAGCATGATAATTACATTTGTAGCACCCattgtctgtgcttgttttctcctaaaTACCATCTAAGCTCCTGCTTTTGTATGTCCAGGTTTTGGGTAGCTTGTACAACTTATCCGTGCTGTAATGAAGTTGGTGCTAGAAGGACTTGGAGCTGTATTTGAGCtcaaatgacagcagaagttccacatgtctctcacttttcctgtttttcagttttattttccccaagccAATAGAGCTCTAGCTTCAGACACTTGAAATATTCCCTAAACCTTTCAGCTGGatgtgataaaattttaaagataccACGTTGTAATAAGAAATTATcgtcaaataaatataataaaatggaagtaaTGAATCTTTACAGATGCACAAAGAATTTTCTGGCAGGTTATGTGCATTAATCCTGTTGTGATTTGGCCATGCTCtcgtttcatttctcttcatctctttatcTGTTACATGTGCTTATCCAAACGTAACACGTACATCTATTGTGGCAGGTTCCCCTCTTGGTTTATTGACTTCACACTTCTGCTAGTTTTCACTTCTTGACACTGCTACATGCACCTCCCAAAGGACTGATCTCTCCCAGTGCTTTTCTACCGGTCTGAATAGTTTCTTTTGGGGGGAGGTCCTTTTTCCCCACATGGATTTTAGTGGTGGTGCTTGGGTCGATGCTCATCTCTTGGAGCAGCTTCACTGGTCTGTGCCATGTGGATTCTTCCAGAAGCGTCCAGTGTGTTTGTTACAACTACAAGCCTGACTTTGCAGTTCTAGCTGGACAATAAATTAGTTGCTGtacattcatttttgctgtttttttcttcagtgttagatatgttttagttttacatatcagtagaagaatttttagctaaaataatAGCTAATTGGTTTTGGTGCTCTCATTAATGTTAACCTACTTTCAGAAATAGCTGTATGTCCTTGGGGAcctattttaaaggatattgGATGTGCAGAAGTGTGGGTTTTGTAACTGGTTTGTTGAACTCATAGATGTAAGCTTTGGAACGTAGTCATTAGGGACATCTCCCTTCAAAAACAATGGAACTGAAGATTGACTTTCTATAAAATGCTTGATTTATgatataaatttccatttaatatttctgtctacGAATAGAGAATGATGAAAACGGATCacccaaaaaagggaaaagaaacaaaactgaagaaaaacttgaaggCAATGTGAAGACAACTCAGACTGCTGGAGGGACGAACAGGACAACAAGATCaagcacaagagcaagtgcaagaacaagaaaatagtctTAACAGTTAAAGAGCCAGTTTTTAGAATGATTCTGTAAATGACATTGgaatttttaatgtgacttgGCTTACACTCAGATTTTAAGTTCAGATTTTGTAAAGCTATCGCTGATGATATTATCTAAGTACTTTTCTTAATATGTTTACAGATATGATGCCGCCTGTTTTAGTAGATACATATAGTGGTTCCTATACCATGCGATGCTTGTGCAGAATggcaggtagaaaaataaatcttttatgctCGTATTTATCCCCTTTTTTATGGTAATGAGTACAGTAGCCAGGAAGCCATGTTACTTTACTGCCAGTGTAATTGTaagctattttctgcttaaattttatgtgcttaagtcttattttttcattaaagttctgtaaatattcttttaaaaactatagATTTATTAGTAGAACTACTAtgaatgaaaatgctatttaaaaaaaaaaaaaaaatttactgagAAGTACGGGTTTGTAAGCCGTTAAATTTGTAAACAATTTAGGACttaagtgttttgtgttcttaggAATAATTAAAGATGTAATTACTACTGTCCTCTTACaaccatatttaatttttttagccAAATGCCATAATTTTTGGAAGTGTAATGTGGGTGCCTCTGAAATTCAGGCAATTCTCTTGTAAACATGGCCACGCTGTGCAGTGCTTGTAAAGGGAGGTGAGcactgggaagaggagcagtgaGCATATGAGGTTGCGATGTTGcccttttcagagctgcagctgatgtggagtactgaatgtggtttggagaatattttctaGAGGTCAGTGTCTGCGGCCTGTGGATAATGTTGGCGTGCACACATCTCAAAGGGTGgtagctttctgttcctctatgaaatgcaaaaaaaaaaaaaaaaaaaattcagctcagGTATCTATGCATTTTTAAGACCCCAGTTAAGAACCTACATTTTCATATAGTCTAGGAGGAGTAATAGATTTCTATGGAAGGACAgatagagtttattttctgatgtttttcttagggCTTCTTTTGGAGAAGATGAATGGCCCTTTGGGCAAGTTCTGATTTGTGAAATCCGTGTTTTCAAAGTGTTACCACAAGAGGAGTGAGGGGTTGCTTCCACCAGCTTAGGTTGCAGCCTCTGAAATGAGAGGAGTATCTTCACCCAAGATGTTTAATTGGCTCTGTGGTGCAGGATTTATGATCATCCCAAATTCCAGGACATGTAGCTTCATGCTTCTTGTCTCAGCAACAACTCAAGCAGTAGGTCTAGACTAGTGACCTTGgagttttacagaattttacGGATTTTACTGGATCTATATGAAGTCCTTGCATGTTGAACAACTCCAGTTTCCTTGcactcattttctcctgctctgtttgtgaCTCAGTCTCCTTAACTGCAACAGGGAGACTTCACAAAGCCATCTTCATCAACCTAATCCTGTGTCGGCCCCTACTGGCTGCTGCTTAGAAGTATcccttttggttggtttggttgttttccaaagaaacctGGTGATAGCCACCAacagattcagaagagaaacaggacaaaGCAGCTTGGCATTTGTAACCCCTTGAAGGTGATGTGCTTGGGATCAATTTGTCATTTGGCTTAGTAGCTTTCCCTATGCAATGTgggtagaaagaggaaataacagcAGTGCTTTGACCTCTGGAAGCTCATGATATAAGTACCCTTCTAGGTCAGCTTCACAGCCTTGCTGTCTTCCGTGTTCcaacctgtattttttgttcttgcagttatgtaagagaagcaagtgcctctaagttgctctttctctgtcatttcagtctttaatatcATCCCATAATTATTCAAGGCAGTAATTTCTAACAAATCAAAGTCCTAAGGCACaccccaatttttattttttattttattttttttttttcagaatgagaacagGGCTGAACTCTTGTGCTGTGAGCAAATGctccattttaattgcattacaCACAGCCTTAATGATAAGGGATCATTCCATCTTCCCTAATTTAGCTAGTACGTGTTCGATAGTGAGGCGGCCTCCATACCAGAGGAGATGAAAGCCTTGGGCAGAGGCACGGAGTTGTGAGGGTAGAGGAAGAACACTTGCCAAGTTTCCATCACTGCATTGAAGGAGCTGccttgttttccattcagtaGCTGCAACTAGGATATAAGAGGGCATCTTGGcctctgtgccaagctgtgcaaaGTGAAGAGCTCGTCAGCGAGATGAGCAAAGGGgcattttgtttgggtttgttgagTGTCACAGGTTGTGCAAACAAGACATTCACCacacaaaagctgttctgcataAATGTTACTCTTGACTCATTGGATAAAACCTAATTAAGGCTTTCCTAACAgggcaatattctttttttttccaaacaaagttCTTGAAAGAAGCAGGAGGGGGGATTCTCGGCTCCTTTTCACAAACCACTTCAAAAGAACTGAGAGAACACCCTTAACTAGATAGCGCCGCTAGgagcaaatcatttttcatagcaCCTGGCACACTGCGTTAGGGTATCACACATCCCACCACTTCAGCTGTGGTCAGCACGTGACTGCTGATGAGCGGGGGCTAACGAAGCGTGCCAGAAGCTGGGCTGTGACTGCTTAACCCCACTGCCACACAGGGCCTGAGCTTGCTCCCCATGCAGCCACTCGGGCTTATTAATTGGGGCTGCGATCCACAGGAAAGTAActgctctgtggttgttttctgtAGAGCAGCTAATGCTCAGACTAAGTAAATTGACTTGAAATATCtaattaataagtaaataatagtcCATAAAGAGCAGCTGACTCTGTCTGCTGAGATACTACAGAAATGGGGCCTCGCTTAGCAAAAGAGGTCCTAATGGCCTTTTGGGGCAGTGCAAGAAATTCCCTTCTAAAGATGATTGTtagttttgtccttgcttttattctaaaaaccAGCCTCGTCCTAACTGACACCAGCAGAAAGAGTCCACACTCTTGTTTTAAGACAGTATCTGTGACTTTCATGCAGCAGAATTGGTAATTCTACAGGTCACGTTAAAGGTTTTATACAGGATTTTAAACTCAAGTATTTGGTGtctctgatttgttttgaagtctgtCTCTTCAAAACTAGTAaactgatatacatgtatatatatatgtatatacatgtattttaacaagttttaaagATCAGCAGCCTATGCACATCATTTTGGGGAGCAATGGTAACAGTGGTTTGAAGTAAATTATGTGTCTGTTTAACACAGAATGGGAATAAATAACCTACTTTAGTTGTAgaatctcagaggaaagcaaagtccTACCAACACACCTACAGTGAGAACAAGCTCCAGTGAACCACACATATGCAAACGTTATAGCCTTATTGAGAaatagagctgaacacaggcatattttctgattctaattaatatatatatttttgtctccagTGATTCTGTCTgatatctcattttttgtttgctcctaGTTTGTGACTTTCtatgtatatgtaaagtatgcatataaagttatcaaagttatacacttatatatatttttcagagctgagttACCAATTTCTGAACATACTAAATGCATAATTAATACTTGATATACATTTAATATCTCTGTGGCagtgaactaatttattttctacttttatattaCTATTTAGTACAAGCTAAACATGAGTAAAGAATGGTATCCATCCCTAGGCATGTTGACCAGATCTGTACCATTACAGTAGTTCAGGGGGACAGAAGGTGGTCAACCTTCATCTCGTGAGACTCACAGCCccacaaggaaaaatgtgtcataggattattttctgtaacatagtACGCATAAATATCTTGCAATTTGCTCTCAAGTATAGCTAGGAGTCTCAAGTTaactattttctcaaaaattttgatggcaaatataaatgtgcGGTTGTCATCCCATGTCTTGTGTCATTGGTCATCTCCTGAGTGTACACCGACACTCAGCTCCTTCCAGGAATCTTCACCGACTTTGATACTGCCAAATCAATACCCCTTAGGTTATAAACTCTACAAGAAGCCAGGTATTTTTGCCTAAATTGAATGCCTAACttgaaagagcccttcagagctgcaacacagctgaaaataattccCAAACTGCCCTACTTcgatttcattctgcttcatttaatgtgtttctggaaggtggtggtgtccttaaagaatgcaaattgcaattcttttattacacgaaaatatcttctaaaatgGTCTGAGTCTCAagctaaaatattctgagtcTTATGCTAGGTAAatattcaagggaaaaacaagggtacctatgcagaacttctgaaagaaagtgacacaaaaataatttaagagaaactcagaaattctgtaatgcttattttcaatacaaattgtaaaatatCCTATGTGGAGGTATTTATAACTCCATCACTACCTTGATTTATTTACCTTTGGGATGTGACTTTACAGTGTCCTTTTCTGTCCCCAGGTATGAACTGTAAGTGATCATAGCAAAGACTTCAtttacttatgtatttatttatttatttccaaatactgtttggctttcacttaaagaaatatttctgtatttttcaagaGGCATAGACTGAAAACATAAGGTGGAGAAACAGCTGATCCTTAGCATTGGaagtgtatgtaatttttaatataaggtgtatgtaatttttaatataaggagGTGTTAAAGTGCCAGGCAGATGTCGCcataatgtctttatctgcaGTAAAACTTCTGTACACCACATAATGTGCTATGTGTCCATTGAACTAGGATGTTTTGACtatggattttgaaagaatgtaatTAAGTTTCTATATATGCCTcacttcttttaatgtcttgccctagaaagtttttgtttgacaatagtaaataaaataaagttgactttaattctgtgtttgtgtttttgtttgtttgtttgtttgttttatataataaatgtagcttccaggaattcataaaaatatgtttacagttaCTCATGCCTTTATTTGGATTCatagttttctctgtatgtgtctatatatttttacatttataaatatattttaaggaggAGAGAGATATTTAGACAGTAGAACAGTAGAGAATGAGTACTAAATAATGTTGGtgaagagtggtggtgaatatcCATGGCcaggtaaaataaacataagaaagaatatcacagctgcctttcttttcatcagCAGACTGTTTCCTTTATACCAAACTAGGGAGACGTATAAGAAATTGAGGTGCCTGACAGTGCATCAGACTTTTTTTGGGttcaatatatttgaaaactatattttgaaaggcaaaaacatatatatatattttatctgtccaaaagaaacaagaacattcCATAAATACCTGCAAGTATGTAAAgataatataattttcagtaatggtATAATATATACTCTccagaaaggcttttaaataaaattttaaataacattttacatggATACAGTAAGATAGTAAATATGCAGTccattttatcattattttttattattctatttttgtttaagagcctggtcacattttattaaaatgggtaACTAAAATATTCGCTGTAAGGCTGAGCGTTTAGTTAACTCggtattcatattttctaagcaatcttccaaaaataaaaaaataaaaaaataatcctgacattagattttaatatttcaaacctgTACTGTAATCAATGGTATAGTTTATATAGAGATATGTCATTTACTcttgactttctctttcatatccaATATCCTTTCTGACTACTGTGAGTTCATAGCTCAAAAAAGTTTCTTGATAACAAGATCAGCTGCTTAATTACAAGAAAACCTGTAttggtttgaattttccatcttttaatttgtatctttccaTGGCATTCCTCTCCTGACTTGACACTAAGGTGCAATGCTATTTTGAGAGAACAGTGTGATTGTAGTTGTTAACCTTGATGCTGAGTTGTAAACACTATCAGGTTCGATAATTTCCCAAAGGCTGAGATCTGATGGAGCCAAttctcaaagattaaaagatatcaggtaattgatgatctttgaggatGTCATCTCCATAGAttcttatttcagcttcctttcttgcttctttaggatagaatttatggtttgtcctcaggggaggaagaaaaaacaaaagaaaacaaacaaacaaaataaaactgaaacaggtgGAACTTGcacccttctttaaaaaaaaaaaaaaaaaaaaaaaagcctttggggtTACTTGCATCTCCAAAACTCAGTTAGTGAATATTCTGAGGCTTGTGACTTGCGCTTGTATGTGCACTTGAAAGGCTCGAATTTGGGGAGGCAATACACTGGAAGAAGGTGATGTAGAAGTAGAATTTTAACTGTTAGTTATATTGGGTCATCTGATAGCTTTTTATGGTACTCAGGGTAGATACAAGTACCTTCTTATGCTTAATTTGAGCACCTCTCCCTAGCAGGAAGTTGAATATCTCTGTCTAGAACTATTCCGACTTcagaacagcactttaaaacacgttcctgacacaaatcctttatcagaagtgtccaagcattaggagagatttgggctcactgaactgtgatgcagcagtactttgaaagagaagtttaatcaagtttgaatgcttgaacaaacacaatattctgtgggattggtgttgttttagtgtgtacctgaatgcttttccattgcaagaaaaacttcttaacaataatggcgcaataaactattttattaaccataaaacttgcgtgccatttctagaaatgcatcttttgccATTGAGAGTGGGAGATGAAAGGACTGCTCAGGCTTGCAGCCAtctgaaaagtatatatatatatatatttattttttttctctaaaaagggaaaaaaaagttaatatttaacttccatatttcatttcctcagtattatttccttcagtgacaggatcgtattttggaggaaaagacctAGTTAAAGAAGTGCTAGTGGAGTAGAAATTGGGAAGTTCTGCAATTAAGAGCCTTTACCAGGCTCCTGGATAGCTTTGAAAGcatataagaaaatctaaatggctACTGTATGGCTTAGAAAAGATCccatgaacttgtttttttgctattttcagagagagttgcatctacctttttatcaaatatcttcatgaataccagaaaaaatccaggtatccttgccattaaaatgtcaaaaaaaaattgcctaaaatcaactaattagagctttaaattatatttaaagattggGCTTTTCTTAACAAGCTAAAAGCACGTTTACTAAGGCAAAGTAAGGCAAAGTGTtaaatccttggttttgtttgagagaaatattctgcaagCCAGCCAACTGTGGAAGTTGTGTGAATTTTGTACTTAATATTTTGCGTACGTACATAAAGCTCCAAatgatctatttttaaataaaggacaatGATAACACCCTGTAGGAGGGTCAGACAgatcattttgtcagaaatcacaTGTAAAACGAGGGCCAAATTCACTTTAATCGGACCCACCGAGAACAAGTTTCAAGTCAAAGCCTTCAACTCATTTACATCAACAGCCGAGACTTCTAGCAGTCTGACCTGGTAGCTGGGccaggttaaaacaaacaaacaaatgaaaaactttcatctgttgctgttccagtctgtcaaattaccaagataaaatcattttactactgtgttctgaggtgtattttagTTAGTGAATTACTTCCTAGCCCTCCTCTTAACTGCCTGGTTCCTGTCAGCAAAGTCAGGCCCACCAATTAGCGCAGGctaattctgctcctttttatatGTGTGCCTCCTTTGTTATGCTGTACATTGTTCACTAGTTGGGATATCTACTGACAATTAGGGAATGAGGCAGACACAAAGACTAATTTGATCACCCGGAGACCTGCCTCCCAAGATCCCTGTGTAGGCAGTGGAGACACAGCAGTACCTCCAGGGCACTCCAGCTGAGGTTTCAGCTCGCCTTCGCCCTCTAGAGAAGCCTCCTTCTTTCCATTAACTACAGGGAAAGACTGGCATCCCCAGGCAAGAGATGGCCCCTCTCAACCACGCTCCCATTTTAGTAAGGGAAGTCAGCGACAGAGTTTGACTTTTGAGTTTCAGGGCAAAGGCTGCTCGTCCGCCACGCTGGAAACGGGCCTGGTCCGGCTGCCTGATGGagctcatcccagcccagctcccgacCTGGCCCCATAGGCACCTTGTGcctccaaaatcagcaattccCTTTGGGCACACTTCTATGTGCTCTCGGGACACTCCTGGCCTCACCAGGAGGACAGAATGAGGGAGGAATGGCAGTGGGGTGAATCTTTCACGTGAATTAAAGTCATTAAGTAAGGTTCTGTTAGGTTAATTGCGGTATTGATCCTCCAAGTCCCTCAATTTGGAG
This genomic stretch from Anas platyrhynchos isolate ZD024472 breed Pekin duck chromosome 23, IASCAAS_PekinDuck_T2T, whole genome shotgun sequence harbors:
- the LOC139999312 gene encoding uncharacterized protein codes for the protein MLVKSGGEYPWPVAKSWAEVVKLGVARPQAKAVKKHAPKRRPMKKTTQSPKAPERKIKGHFSTGHAESPATVVVGRAHSTTGRIAGQVLKVVKNPILKQNLNMDESFTGLAEMFKTPENTSGETSPSSTVRDSDLTPPCTTMDTSELRTPEESGEMMVSPLNTPDSSGEILDCHDISDLMREEESPKSIFEIMYSRIPEGIAMLEEDLDVDSVSLSAEKQASQVKLESKRKTPDEKLESVNVGSAIKQPLKTPEKKPGLVEVLSGIKQLMKTAKQKSEETKSENVMDPKQEDAVTACTNGSREYEDKGNTSQDKDSQQKLSTSEDHSTQRLTRGRPRKTVHPPSTKQCEKDLNSKELQGLEKKSIQEEMGEISTSTSVAKNTGRGRRTNLCMEKEIVSKHPVEKTVETVSLVETQVDTRRPRRGKTKEPKELKHPSEDLESSEKDSSVLQKDPANRKQALQEYDISSTSVTEDDQSRKTEGVSSSTQDENHQLQTDLKKSENASDKGSVEDREEILLLHQKRSRGMKKIENTEALLPPKRQRRARNEQVEQAPSEELHGTTRKLRKHQSAKLLQGDEQTSETAPTEASGNRTELEVKVTEKRGKSSRNARKQPTEVKPDMCGMALENTQNVQKAKETSNETITETKSPTKNERKVSLGDEAENAQENTTKASQRLKSESPSGETDKMPVTVLNLEFKQEANRTRSRRGKKDSSEKKADEFAQDVNSLDLMLKCKSETEESSPKESSASSCVKQAHQVMKDQNNTADTLVTALNSDGIAHRHQKQTRNEQEANEPKQTEILQENRTPNNRITRRRLRGRRVNFKLEEASSEALGEERNLPGNEEGMACKHDQREASENPLEVRRSRRRQADSIPQAACSTFTKKETLIKDHSKDETSTKDQDPALEAIPSSTEEVPLRGRRRREVAVASQTVSSLSIREKRGLLEGDDKKMTVKEDQNPALGDSTLQAKANASARDKRKEIDLAAEAKSSASLRRKRGLSETDDKEESTNEEQNVLLESVSCAKAKPLGRGRRKETPPVSHTTNSISLRRKRGLPADNGKEEALKDQNVPLGAVVSSLKDQPKRGRRNEAAILLEATSSTPARGKCNLSKESSRNNNHRKAKQMISEKPSSEEKIDLSKGYSGKKCSITSLAVSSSSLQGLPEDGKNETPKEQQGILLEVTQSGKENPSKAGRRKIVPSKSEETSSTFLREKLVLPEDRGQNGILKEGEGTALENNSSQEKQRQLRNKRKNVQFKPEAATSLRDNGNLPENGNISEMQCLIPTGSEESNQSGKGKEVNPTQQTTSTSRRRKCLLPADDVPPKKSKSENDENGSPKKGKRNKTEEKLEGNVKTTQTAGGTNRTTRSSTRASARTRK